From the genome of Mycobacterium dioxanotrophicus, one region includes:
- a CDS encoding DUF7159 family protein: MDLVLGLSMTSNVVRWVLVDGITGEGAPVDRGALDISDVDTFDAEALLENVLGGGELHAVGLTWSTGADVAAAKVRAALDAVGGGARVVDVPEVEAAEVLAAGIAEISDYNFLVVCLVEPDAALIATVNDQRVRAERIDRIDSALVDQASSAVRNARPSPDAVFVLGSDVEAADALVAVLRDETARPVFTAAEADLALTRGAALAAARTVNAAPAPVAKPLMSRVGVLSSVLAAAVVVFVVSLSLALGLRLTPESTELNNTGAVEQSMRPAPPPVAQPAVVHPAPPPAAPPPVHETVAAAPPPAPVQEASVPEPAYVPPAAEPEYVPPAPEPAYIPPAPPEPPVYVPPPVPVYAPPPPPPRLRDRIIEKIPLINRFH, translated from the coding sequence ATGGACCTCGTACTGGGTCTCTCGATGACATCGAACGTCGTCCGGTGGGTACTGGTCGACGGGATCACGGGCGAGGGTGCCCCTGTCGACCGCGGGGCACTGGACATATCCGACGTCGACACGTTTGACGCCGAGGCGCTGCTGGAAAACGTGCTCGGCGGCGGCGAACTGCACGCTGTCGGCCTGACCTGGTCGACGGGCGCTGACGTGGCGGCCGCCAAGGTCCGCGCGGCGCTCGACGCAGTCGGTGGCGGGGCTCGCGTGGTGGACGTGCCCGAAGTCGAGGCCGCCGAGGTTCTGGCCGCCGGCATCGCCGAGATCTCGGACTACAACTTCCTCGTCGTCTGCCTGGTCGAACCCGACGCTGCGCTCATCGCGACGGTCAACGACCAGCGCGTGCGGGCCGAGCGCATCGACCGCATCGACTCCGCCCTGGTTGATCAGGCCAGCTCCGCGGTCCGCAACGCACGCCCGAGCCCCGACGCGGTATTCGTCCTCGGGTCCGACGTCGAAGCCGCCGACGCGTTGGTGGCCGTGTTGCGTGACGAGACGGCCCGGCCGGTGTTCACCGCCGCCGAAGCCGACCTCGCCCTGACCCGCGGTGCCGCCTTGGCTGCGGCCCGCACGGTCAACGCCGCCCCTGCCCCGGTTGCGAAACCGCTGATGTCCCGCGTCGGCGTGCTGTCCTCGGTGCTGGCCGCCGCGGTCGTGGTTTTCGTCGTCTCGTTGTCGCTCGCGCTCGGACTGCGACTGACCCCCGAGTCGACCGAGCTGAACAACACCGGCGCCGTCGAGCAGTCGATGCGACCCGCCCCGCCGCCGGTGGCACAGCCCGCCGTCGTCCATCCCGCGCCGCCACCGGCCGCTCCGCCACCGGTCCACGAGACCGTCGCCGCCGCTCCGCCACCCGCACCTGTGCAGGAGGCTTCGGTCCCCGAACCGGCGTACGTTCCGCCGGCCGCTGAACCCGAGTATGTGCCGCCTGCTCCTGAACCGGCGTACATCCCACCGGCCCCACCGGAACCGCCGGTGTACGTGCCGCCGCCCGTCCCGGTGTACGCACCTCCGCCGCCCCCGCCGCGGCTGCGCGACCGGATCATCGAAAAGATCCCGCTGATCAACCGTTTTCACTGA
- the recB gene encoding exodeoxyribonuclease V subunit beta, with protein MKVFDLLGPLPSPNTTTVLEASAGTGKTFALAGLVTRLVAEGAATLDQMLLITFGRAASQELRERVRDQIVCALAALTDPARARNDLETYLIAEDQDARRQRLRDALAGFDAATIATTHQFCQIVLKSLGVAGDSDSGVTLVESLDELVCEIVDDLYLSRFGAQKDHPLLDYAAALRLARTVVGNPATELRPTDPDPDSAATVRLSFARDVLAELEIRKRRRGVLGYDDLLTRLATALQPEDSPARVRMHQRWPIVMVDEFQDTDPVQWQVIERAFSGHSTLILIGDPKQAIYAFRGGDIDTYLRAAATAGDKQTLGTNWRSDSALVDRLQVVLRGAQLGGSDIVVHEVEAHHQGHRLAGAPHNDPFRLRVVGRNGKDAKTIPIDRLRTHIGRDLAADIGALLTSGATFEGRPVQAHDIAVITETHKDARACHTALLTAGIPAVYTGDSDVFNSEAAEDWLYLLEAFDQPHRTGLVRAAAATMFFGETAESLAAGGDALTDRIADTLRTWAGQARERGVAAIFEAAQLAGMGRRVLSWQGGERLMTDLAHMTQLLGDTAHREGFGLPALRDWLRTQRSEGGGETERNRRLDSDAAAVQIMTVWVSKGLQYPIVYLPFTFNRYVPEPDLILFHDDGVRCLHIGGGDLSSSRAGHDPAVARAGRAEAAADDSRLTYVAMTRAQSQVVAWWAPSRDEPNGGLSRLLRGRRPGESAVPDKCTPVKIGDADALDRLRAWEAAGGPVIEESVVEGFTPVPTPAPAEHLATRHFHRAIDTSWRRTSYSGLLRAADDPGVTSEPEVTELDDEVNVVDDVLAVPTVAGSDVPSPMAQLPTGAAFGSLVHAVLETADPFAADLGAELAAQVREHAARWPVEVGSDELAAALVPMHDTPLGPLAPGVTLRQIALRDRLRELDFEFPMAGGDLRAGTFARLSDVGALLSTHLPANDPMASYAQRLSGGVLGNQPLRGYLSGSVDAVLRIGSRFVVVDYKTNWLGTGDAELTAADYTRDRMAEAMLHSDYPLQALLYSVVLHRFLRWRLPGYDPATHLGGVMYLFVRGMCGAATPVVDGHPAGVFSWEPPAALVVAVSELLDA; from the coding sequence GTGAAGGTTTTCGATCTGCTCGGGCCACTGCCGAGCCCCAACACCACCACGGTGCTCGAAGCCAGCGCCGGGACCGGTAAGACGTTCGCGCTGGCCGGTCTGGTCACCCGTCTGGTCGCCGAGGGCGCCGCGACGCTCGATCAGATGCTGCTCATCACGTTCGGCCGGGCCGCCAGCCAGGAACTGCGGGAGCGGGTCCGCGATCAGATCGTCTGCGCCCTGGCCGCATTGACTGATCCCGCCCGGGCTCGCAATGATCTGGAGACCTACCTGATCGCCGAGGATCAGGATGCCCGCAGACAACGGCTGCGCGACGCTCTGGCCGGATTCGACGCGGCGACCATCGCCACCACCCATCAGTTCTGCCAGATCGTGCTGAAATCCCTTGGCGTCGCCGGTGACAGCGACTCCGGGGTGACGCTGGTGGAGAGCCTTGACGAGCTGGTCTGCGAGATCGTCGACGACCTGTACCTGTCCCGCTTCGGCGCCCAGAAAGATCACCCGCTGCTGGATTACGCCGCCGCGCTGCGACTGGCGCGCACCGTGGTGGGGAATCCGGCCACCGAGCTGCGGCCCACCGATCCCGACCCGGATTCAGCTGCCACCGTTCGGCTGAGCTTCGCCCGGGATGTGCTGGCCGAGTTGGAGATCCGCAAGCGGCGTCGCGGCGTGCTGGGCTACGACGATCTGCTGACCCGGTTGGCCACCGCGCTGCAACCGGAAGACTCACCGGCCCGGGTCCGCATGCATCAGCGCTGGCCCATCGTCATGGTCGACGAATTCCAGGACACCGACCCGGTGCAGTGGCAGGTGATCGAACGGGCCTTCTCCGGGCACTCCACGCTGATACTGATCGGTGACCCCAAGCAGGCCATCTACGCGTTCCGCGGCGGGGACATCGACACGTACCTGCGGGCCGCCGCGACCGCCGGGGACAAGCAGACGCTGGGCACCAACTGGCGCAGCGACAGTGCCCTGGTGGACCGTTTGCAAGTGGTGTTGCGCGGTGCTCAGCTGGGCGGCTCCGACATCGTGGTCCACGAGGTGGAGGCCCACCACCAGGGCCACCGGTTGGCCGGTGCACCGCACAACGACCCGTTCCGGCTAAGGGTGGTGGGCCGAAACGGCAAGGACGCCAAGACCATTCCGATCGACCGGCTCCGCACCCACATCGGCCGAGATCTGGCCGCCGATATCGGGGCACTGTTGACCAGCGGGGCCACGTTCGAGGGCAGGCCGGTGCAGGCCCACGACATCGCTGTCATCACCGAGACCCACAAGGACGCCCGGGCCTGCCACACCGCCTTGCTGACGGCCGGGATCCCGGCGGTGTACACCGGGGACTCCGATGTGTTCAACTCCGAGGCCGCCGAGGATTGGCTGTATCTGCTGGAGGCGTTCGACCAGCCGCACCGCACGGGGCTGGTGCGCGCGGCCGCGGCCACCATGTTCTTCGGTGAGACTGCCGAATCCCTTGCCGCGGGCGGGGACGCGCTGACCGACCGGATCGCCGACACCCTGCGCACATGGGCCGGGCAGGCGCGCGAACGCGGGGTCGCGGCGATCTTCGAGGCCGCCCAGCTGGCCGGGATGGGCCGCCGCGTGCTGTCCTGGCAGGGTGGCGAGCGATTGATGACCGATCTCGCGCATATGACCCAACTGCTGGGCGACACCGCCCACCGGGAAGGGTTCGGGCTGCCTGCGCTCCGGGACTGGCTGCGCACCCAACGCTCCGAGGGCGGCGGTGAAACCGAGCGCAACCGCCGCCTGGACAGCGACGCCGCGGCCGTGCAGATCATGACGGTGTGGGTCAGCAAGGGGCTGCAGTACCCGATCGTGTATCTGCCGTTCACGTTCAATCGCTATGTGCCCGAACCGGATCTGATCCTCTTCCACGACGACGGCGTGCGGTGTCTGCACATCGGAGGAGGTGATTTGTCCTCCTCGCGTGCGGGCCACGATCCGGCGGTGGCCCGGGCCGGCCGCGCCGAGGCCGCCGCCGACGACAGCAGGCTGACCTACGTCGCGATGACCCGGGCCCAGTCCCAGGTGGTGGCGTGGTGGGCGCCGTCACGCGACGAACCCAACGGCGGGTTGTCGCGGCTGCTGCGGGGCCGCAGGCCCGGCGAGTCGGCGGTACCGGACAAGTGCACGCCGGTCAAGATCGGTGACGCCGACGCGCTGGACCGGCTGCGGGCGTGGGAGGCCGCGGGCGGCCCGGTGATCGAGGAGTCCGTCGTCGAGGGGTTCACCCCCGTACCGACACCCGCGCCGGCCGAGCACCTGGCCACCCGGCATTTTCACCGCGCCATCGACACCTCGTGGCGGCGCACGTCGTACTCCGGCCTGCTTCGTGCAGCCGATGATCCGGGTGTCACCAGCGAGCCCGAGGTCACCGAACTCGACGACGAGGTCAATGTCGTCGACGATGTTCTCGCGGTGCCCACCGTCGCCGGCAGCGATGTCCCGTCTCCGATGGCCCAGCTGCCGACCGGCGCGGCGTTCGGGTCCCTGGTGCACGCGGTACTGGAGACCGCCGACCCGTTCGCCGCCGACCTCGGCGCCGAATTGGCCGCCCAGGTGCGGGAGCACGCGGCGCGCTGGCCCGTCGAGGTCGGGAGCGACGAGTTGGCCGCCGCGCTCGTCCCCATGCACGACACTCCCCTGGGCCCGCTGGCGCCCGGCGTGACGCTGCGTCAGATCGCGCTGCGAGACCGGTTGCGGGAACTGGACTTCGAGTTCCCGATGGCCGGTGGCGATCTGCGGGCCGGCACGTTCGCCCGGCTCTCGGATGTCGGCGCACTGCTGAGCACGCATCTGCCCGCTAACGATCCCATGGCGTCCTACGCCCAGCGGTTGTCCGGCGGTGTTCTCGGCAACCAGCCGCTGCGCGGATACCTGTCGGGTTCGGTTGATGCGGTGCTGCGCATCGGATCCCGGTTCGTGGTGGTGGATTACAAGACCAACTGGCTGGGCACCGGCGACGCCGAACTGACCGCCGCCGACTACACCCGCGACCGCATGGCCGAGGCCATGCTGCATTCGGACTATCCGCTGCAGGCGCTGCTGTACAGCGTTGTGCTGCACCGGTTCCTGAGATGGCGATTACCCGGTTACGATCCGGCGACGCACCTCGGCGGGGTGATGTACCTGTTCGTCCGTGGCATGTGCGGGGCCGCGACGCCCGTCGTGGACGGCCATCCGGCCGGGGTGTTCAGTTGGGAGCCGCCGGCCGCGCTCGTGGTCGCAGTGTCGGAGTTGCTCGATGCTTGA
- the recD gene encoding exodeoxyribonuclease V subunit alpha — protein MLDHFAEILEPADVQVARRLTVLGGEADDSVTLAVALAVRALRAGSVCVDLREVAAQVDLPDLPWPDPDTWLAAVSASPLLSTGPVLRLFDEQLYLDRYWREEQQVRDDVLTLVGTRPSGALPDVSRLFPTGFDEQQEAAEVALSHGLTVLTGGPGTGKTTTVARLLALLAEQAALTGNRSLRIALAAPTGKAAARLQEAVQLEVDRLDLVDRRRLAGLQATTLHRLLGPRPDTSSRFRHHRGNRLPHDVIVVDETSMVSLTMMARLLEAVRPQTRLLLVGDPDQLASVEAGAVLADLVDGLGSRGVAALRTSHRFGKSIGALATAIRVGDADAALHVLATGDEHIEWVTTDATERLREVVVPHAIALRQAAILGDAKAALKTLDEHRLLCAHRRGPAGVMHWNRQVQRWLTDATGEPLWASWYVGRPILVTANDYGLKLYNGDTGVTVATPDGLRVAVGGNGSFATGRLTEVETMHAMTIHKSQGSQANEVTVLLPDIESRLLTRELFYTAVTRAKTRVRVVGTEAEVRAAITRQAVRATGLRKRLRT, from the coding sequence ATGCTTGACCATTTCGCCGAGATCCTCGAGCCCGCCGACGTGCAGGTGGCGCGACGGCTCACCGTGCTGGGCGGTGAGGCCGACGATTCGGTGACGCTGGCCGTGGCTCTCGCGGTGCGGGCGCTGCGCGCCGGTTCGGTATGCGTGGATCTGCGGGAGGTGGCTGCGCAGGTCGACCTGCCCGACCTGCCGTGGCCCGACCCGGACACATGGCTGGCCGCGGTGAGCGCGAGCCCGCTGCTAAGCACCGGGCCGGTGCTGCGGCTGTTCGACGAGCAGCTGTACCTGGACCGGTACTGGCGCGAGGAGCAACAGGTGCGTGACGATGTGCTGACGCTCGTCGGCACCCGCCCGTCCGGCGCCCTCCCCGATGTATCCCGGCTGTTCCCAACGGGATTCGACGAGCAGCAGGAGGCCGCGGAGGTGGCCCTGTCGCACGGGCTGACAGTGTTGACCGGCGGGCCCGGCACCGGCAAGACCACCACAGTGGCGCGGCTGTTGGCGTTGCTGGCCGAGCAGGCGGCGCTGACGGGTAACCGGTCGCTGCGCATCGCGCTCGCCGCGCCGACGGGCAAGGCCGCCGCCCGACTGCAGGAAGCAGTGCAATTGGAGGTGGACCGGCTCGACCTCGTCGACCGCCGACGGCTGGCCGGGTTGCAGGCCACCACTCTGCATCGGCTGCTCGGTCCGCGGCCGGATACCTCGTCGCGGTTCCGCCACCATCGTGGAAATCGGTTGCCGCACGACGTGATCGTGGTCGACGAGACGTCGATGGTGTCGCTGACGATGATGGCCCGGCTGCTGGAGGCGGTGCGCCCGCAGACCCGGCTGCTCCTGGTGGGCGATCCCGATCAGCTGGCCTCGGTGGAGGCCGGCGCGGTGTTGGCCGATCTGGTCGATGGGCTGGGTTCGCGTGGGGTGGCGGCGTTGCGGACCTCGCACCGGTTCGGCAAGTCGATCGGAGCGTTGGCCACGGCGATCCGGGTCGGTGACGCCGATGCGGCGCTGCACGTGCTGGCCACCGGCGACGAGCACATCGAGTGGGTGACCACCGACGCCACCGAACGGTTGCGGGAAGTCGTTGTGCCGCATGCCATTGCGCTACGGCAGGCGGCGATCCTCGGCGATGCCAAGGCCGCGCTGAAGACGCTCGACGAGCACCGGCTGCTGTGCGCGCACCGCCGGGGGCCGGCCGGCGTCATGCACTGGAACCGTCAGGTGCAGCGCTGGCTCACCGACGCGACGGGCGAGCCGCTGTGGGCGTCATGGTATGTCGGGCGGCCAATCCTGGTGACTGCCAACGACTATGGGCTCAAGCTGTACAACGGGGATACGGGCGTCACGGTCGCGACGCCAGACGGTTTGCGGGTCGCGGTGGGCGGCAACGGATCGTTCGCGACGGGCCGGCTCACCGAGGTGGAGACCATGCACGCCATGACGATCCACAAATCGCAGGGCAGTCAGGCCAACGAGGTGACCGTGCTACTGCCGGACATCGAGTCGCGGCTCCTGACGCGGGAACTCTTCTACACCGCAGTCACACGGGCGAAGACACGCGTGCGCGTCGTCGGGACCGAAGCCGAGGTACGCGCAGCCATTACCCGGCAGGCGGTGCGCGCGACCGGCCTGCGAAAGCGGCTCAGAACCTAA
- the zwf gene encoding glucose-6-phosphate dehydrogenase, with translation MQNVAPEKAQTVAYPAPGSRPTRPNGEVLPPHVIVLFGATGDLAKRKLIPGLAYLDQSSFSPDIRVVATSLEDYTKEQFLEHAKAAVDEFATRHPTDEQWKSFADKVQYVPQSAGPAALAAAVATAEEELGPDARRLHYLSVPPKAAESVITMLKEADLVKRSKVVMEKPFGTDLQSAVALNAFVHRTFKETQIFRIDHFLGKEAAQNILAFRFANGLFEPIWNRNFIDHIQIDIPETLGLDQRANFYESTGAFKDMVVTHLFQVMAFVVMEPPTALEPRAISEEKNKVFRSMLPINTAEVVRGQYQGYRDEKGVAPDSETETFIALKVGIDNWRWAGVPIYLRTGKRMAEGQRIISIAFKEAPRTMFPAGSGVGAQGPDHLTFDLADASKVSLSFYGKRPGPGMRLEKLSMQFSTQETAEIADVLEAYERLILDAMRGDHTLFTTAEGIESLWERSEPLLQDPPVVKMYPQGTWGPNAIHQLIAPNAWRLPFERVWRE, from the coding sequence ATGCAAAACGTGGCTCCCGAAAAGGCGCAGACCGTCGCCTACCCCGCACCCGGTTCCCGTCCGACGCGCCCCAACGGCGAAGTGCTGCCGCCGCACGTCATCGTGCTGTTCGGCGCCACCGGGGATTTGGCGAAGCGGAAGCTGATCCCGGGTCTGGCGTATCTGGACCAGTCGAGCTTCAGCCCCGACATCCGGGTGGTGGCCACTTCTTTGGAGGATTACACCAAGGAGCAGTTCCTCGAGCACGCCAAGGCCGCGGTCGACGAGTTCGCCACCCGCCATCCGACCGACGAGCAGTGGAAGAGCTTCGCCGACAAGGTGCAGTACGTGCCGCAGAGCGCCGGCCCCGCAGCACTGGCCGCGGCCGTCGCCACCGCCGAGGAAGAGCTGGGCCCCGACGCCCGTCGGCTGCACTACCTCTCGGTACCGCCCAAAGCGGCCGAGTCGGTCATCACAATGCTCAAAGAAGCCGACCTCGTGAAGCGGTCCAAAGTGGTCATGGAAAAACCCTTCGGCACCGACCTGCAGAGCGCAGTCGCCCTGAATGCCTTCGTGCACAGGACATTCAAGGAAACCCAGATCTTCCGCATCGACCACTTCCTCGGCAAGGAAGCCGCACAGAACATCCTGGCGTTCCGCTTCGCCAACGGCCTCTTCGAACCGATCTGGAACCGCAACTTCATCGACCACATCCAGATCGACATCCCCGAAACCCTCGGCCTGGACCAGCGCGCCAACTTCTACGAAAGCACCGGCGCCTTCAAGGACATGGTCGTCACCCACCTGTTCCAGGTGATGGCCTTCGTCGTGATGGAACCACCCACCGCCCTGGAACCCCGCGCCATCAGCGAAGAAAAGAACAAGGTGTTCCGATCGATGCTGCCCATTAACACCGCCGAGGTGGTGCGCGGGCAGTACCAGGGCTACCGCGACGAAAAGGGCGTGGCACCGGATTCCGAGACCGAGACGTTCATCGCACTCAAGGTCGGCATCGACAACTGGCGCTGGGCCGGCGTGCCGATCTACCTACGGACCGGCAAGCGGATGGCCGAGGGACAGCGGATCATCTCGATCGCGTTCAAAGAAGCACCGCGGACCATGTTCCCGGCCGGATCCGGGGTCGGCGCCCAAGGCCCGGACCACCTGACCTTCGATCTGGCCGACGCATCCAAGGTGTCGTTGTCCTTCTACGGCAAGCGGCCAGGGCCAGGCATGCGGCTGGAGAAGCTCTCAATGCAGTTCTCCACTCAGGAGACCGCGGAGATCGCCGACGTCCTGGAGGCCTACGAGCGGCTCATCCTCGATGCCATGCGGGGCGATCACACGCTGTTCACCACCGCCGAAGGCATCGAATCACTCTGGGAACGCTCCGAACCGCTGCTGCAGGACCCGCCGGTCGTCAAGATGTACCCGCAGGGCACCTGGGGGCCCAACGCGATCCATCAGCTCATCGCGCCGAATGCCTGGCGGCTGCCGTTCGAACGGGTGTGGCGCGAGTAG
- a CDS encoding TetR family transcriptional regulator: MSRWEPNAHDRLEEAALQLYTERGFDQTTVAEIADRAGLTERTFFRYFADKREVLFGGQALLTELLVTAIAEAPDDARPLQAIATALAALGPVFEGRVGHARRRQAIIDGHPGLQERELIKLATLTTEMAEALRRRGVGDAAARLAAETGMAVFKVAFTRWITDDSGAGLAAVIASSFDELRGLTA; this comes from the coding sequence ATGAGTCGGTGGGAGCCCAACGCGCACGATCGCCTGGAAGAAGCCGCGCTGCAGCTCTATACCGAACGCGGATTCGACCAGACGACCGTCGCCGAAATCGCCGACCGGGCAGGGCTGACCGAGCGCACCTTCTTCCGCTACTTCGCCGACAAACGCGAAGTGCTCTTCGGCGGGCAGGCGCTGCTCACCGAGCTTCTCGTCACCGCCATCGCCGAAGCCCCCGACGACGCGCGTCCGCTCCAAGCCATCGCCACCGCACTCGCCGCGCTCGGGCCGGTGTTCGAGGGCCGGGTCGGCCATGCCCGGCGCCGCCAGGCCATCATCGACGGCCACCCCGGGCTTCAAGAGCGCGAGCTCATCAAGCTCGCGACGCTGACCACCGAGATGGCCGAGGCGTTGCGTCGCCGCGGTGTCGGCGATGCGGCGGCCCGGCTGGCCGCCGAAACGGGGATGGCGGTGTTCAAAGTCGCGTTCACGCGGTGGATCACCGACGATTCCGGCGCCGGGCTGGCGGCCGTCATCGCGTCGTCGTTCGACGAACTCCGGGGCCTGACGGCCTGA
- a CDS encoding L,D-transpeptidase: MTLTSVRRACLAVAFAVLAVLGGVVVTALPDCSEHCQTLAAAPPGVPQASPTEPAKLTITPKPNAEVDPLARILVTAETGTIDSVTMVNDAGKQIPGILTPDAKTWKPTTSLGFGRNYTMTVSAKGPGGMPTRQVTTFSTLTPSSQAQVYLDGTSGGMLQDGAKYGVGMVIVARFDEPITDKASAERRLKVTTNPPVFGAWNWIDDQTAHWRPEKYYAPGTQVTVNADIYGARLGDGLYGAEDEKVSFTIGDSHISIADDKTKQVSVFENGKLVRTMPTSMGMGGTETIGDTTLSFWTPRGIYTVMDKANPVIMDSSTFGLPVNSRLGYKETIPYATRISTDGIYLHQLNATVWAQGNTNTSHGCLNLNSENAKWFFDFAVPGDIVEVRNTGGEPLTLKHNGDWSVPWGQWIQGSALR; encoded by the coding sequence GTGACGTTGACGTCTGTTCGCCGTGCCTGCCTTGCGGTCGCGTTTGCTGTGCTCGCCGTGCTCGGCGGTGTGGTCGTCACCGCTTTGCCGGACTGCAGTGAGCATTGCCAGACGCTGGCCGCCGCGCCTCCCGGGGTTCCGCAGGCGTCGCCCACCGAGCCCGCCAAACTCACGATCACCCCGAAGCCCAACGCTGAGGTCGACCCGCTGGCGCGCATCCTGGTGACCGCCGAGACCGGCACGATCGACAGCGTCACGATGGTCAACGACGCCGGAAAGCAGATCCCGGGCATCCTCACCCCGGACGCCAAGACCTGGAAGCCGACGACGTCGCTCGGCTTCGGCCGCAACTACACGATGACGGTCTCGGCGAAGGGCCCCGGCGGCATGCCGACCCGGCAGGTCACCACCTTCAGCACGCTCACCCCGAGCAGCCAGGCCCAGGTCTACCTCGACGGCACCTCGGGCGGCATGCTGCAGGACGGCGCGAAATACGGCGTCGGCATGGTGATCGTCGCGCGCTTCGACGAGCCGATCACCGACAAGGCCAGCGCCGAACGCCGCCTCAAGGTGACCACCAACCCGCCCGTCTTCGGCGCCTGGAACTGGATCGACGACCAGACCGCGCACTGGCGGCCGGAGAAGTACTACGCCCCGGGCACGCAGGTCACCGTCAACGCCGACATCTACGGCGCCCGACTCGGGGACGGCCTCTACGGCGCCGAGGATGAGAAGGTGTCGTTCACCATCGGCGACTCGCACATCTCGATCGCCGATGACAAGACCAAACAGGTCAGCGTGTTCGAGAACGGCAAGCTGGTCCGGACCATGCCGACCTCGATGGGCATGGGTGGCACCGAGACCATCGGCGACACCACGCTGAGCTTCTGGACCCCGCGCGGCATCTACACCGTGATGGACAAGGCCAACCCGGTGATCATGGATTCCTCGACATTCGGCCTGCCCGTCAACAGCCGGCTGGGCTACAAGGAGACCATCCCGTACGCCACCCGGATCAGCACCGACGGCATCTACCTGCACCAGCTCAACGCGACGGTGTGGGCACAGGGCAACACCAACACCAGCCACGGCTGCCTGAACCTCAACAGCGAGAACGCCAAGTGGTTCTTCGACTTCGCCGTGCCCGGTGACATCGTCGAGGTCCGCAACACCGGCGGCGAACCACTGACCCTGAAACACAACGGCGACTGGAGCGTGCCTTGGGGCCAGTGGATCCAGGGCAGCGCGCTGCGCTGA
- a CDS encoding SDR family oxidoreductase, which produces MKVFVTGASGFVGSAVIRDLIANGHDVLGLARSDASADALTAAGARVHRGDLNDPDSLRAAADTSDGVIHLAFHHDFDNFADAGELDRRAIEVLGTTLAGSDRPLVVTSGMAGHNPGRALTENDAFEPGLPRLSEPAALAFADKGVRASIVRLSPTTHGEGDHGFVPRLIQIAREKGASAYIGDGTNRWPAVHRLDAAPLFRLAVEQAPAGTVLHAVAEEGVAGRDIATAIGRHLDVPVTSVPVEQAFDHFGWIGGMFALDIPASSALTRKRFGWEPTGPGLLDDLAQGHYFA; this is translated from the coding sequence ATGAAGGTCTTCGTCACCGGCGCGTCCGGATTCGTGGGTTCGGCGGTCATCCGCGACCTCATCGCCAACGGGCACGACGTCCTCGGCCTGGCGCGTTCAGACGCGTCGGCCGATGCCCTCACCGCGGCCGGAGCCCGTGTGCACCGCGGTGATCTCAACGATCCGGACAGCCTGCGCGCAGCCGCCGACACCAGCGACGGCGTCATCCATCTGGCGTTCCACCACGACTTCGACAACTTCGCCGACGCCGGAGAGCTGGACCGTCGCGCCATCGAGGTCCTCGGCACCACGCTGGCCGGGTCGGACCGCCCGCTCGTCGTCACCTCCGGCATGGCCGGTCACAACCCGGGCCGGGCCCTCACCGAGAACGACGCATTCGAGCCCGGGCTGCCCCGGTTGTCCGAGCCCGCCGCGCTGGCCTTCGCCGACAAAGGGGTGCGGGCCTCGATCGTGCGGCTCTCGCCCACGACGCACGGCGAGGGCGATCACGGCTTCGTGCCGCGGCTGATCCAGATCGCGCGGGAGAAGGGCGCTTCCGCCTACATCGGCGACGGGACCAACCGCTGGCCGGCCGTGCACCGCCTCGACGCCGCGCCGCTGTTCCGCTTGGCCGTCGAACAGGCTCCCGCCGGGACCGTCCTGCATGCGGTGGCCGAGGAGGGGGTGGCCGGCCGCGACATCGCCACCGCGATTGGGCGCCATCTCGACGTGCCGGTGACCTCGGTTCCCGTCGAGCAGGCTTTCGACCACTTCGGGTGGATCGGCGGCATGTTCGCGCTCGACATCCCGGCGTCGAGTGCATTGACGCGGAAGCGGTTCGGATGGGAGCCGACGGGCCCCGGCCTGCTCGACGACTTGGCACAGGGGCATTACTTCGCGTGA